From Chryseobacterium shandongense, the proteins below share one genomic window:
- a CDS encoding aspartate carbamoyltransferase catalytic subunit — MFTITELSTERINSIVTEALAFANGKPAKIEGEVFCANLFFEDSTRTKTSFDIAERKLGLQVVPFDASHSSVNKGESLYDTVKTIESLGVNLVVIRDKKDRYFDELNNINIPIINGGDGTGNHPSQCMLDLMTIYQEFGKFEGLKVGIVGDVKHSRVANSNAEALRRLGAKVYFSGPEQWFDEGALINGTYLNVDELIKEVDVLMLLRIQHERHDAKMSFSASEYHRKYGLTKEREKNMKKEAIIMHPAPINRGVEIDTDLVECERSRVFKQMQNGVFARMAILKEALEKQGYIFK; from the coding sequence ATGTTTACGATTACAGAATTAAGCACCGAGAGAATCAACAGTATAGTAACAGAAGCATTAGCTTTTGCCAACGGAAAACCAGCTAAAATAGAAGGCGAAGTTTTTTGCGCAAATCTGTTCTTTGAAGACAGCACGAGAACAAAAACAAGTTTTGATATTGCAGAAAGAAAATTAGGATTACAGGTAGTTCCCTTCGATGCTTCACATTCTTCCGTCAACAAAGGAGAAAGTTTATATGATACCGTAAAAACAATTGAAAGTCTTGGAGTAAATCTTGTCGTAATCAGAGATAAAAAAGACAGATATTTTGATGAATTAAATAATATAAACATTCCTATCATCAATGGTGGAGACGGAACGGGAAACCATCCCTCTCAATGTATGTTGGACTTAATGACGATCTATCAGGAATTCGGAAAATTTGAAGGGCTAAAAGTAGGAATTGTAGGAGACGTAAAACACAGTAGAGTAGCCAATTCCAATGCCGAAGCATTACGAAGACTCGGAGCAAAAGTCTACTTCTCGGGGCCTGAACAGTGGTTCGACGAAGGGGCTTTAATCAACGGAACGTACTTAAATGTTGATGAACTGATTAAAGAAGTGGATGTTTTAATGTTGTTAAGAATCCAGCATGAAAGACACGATGCCAAAATGAGTTTCTCCGCTTCCGAATATCATAGAAAATATGGTTTGACTAAAGAAAGAGAAAAAAACATGAAAAAAGAAGCCATCATCATGCATCCCGCACCAATCAACAGAGGTGTCGAAATTGATACAGACCTTGTAGAGTGTGAACGTTCAAGAGTTTTCAAACAAATGCAGAACGGGGTCTTCGCCAGAATGGCAATCTTAAAAGAGGCTTTGGAAAAACAAGGATATATCTTTAAATAA
- a CDS encoding Lrp/AsnC family transcriptional regulator, translating into MDLKDKMILSIIQEDSTYSVKEISEKIGLTFTPTYERIKQLEKNGIIEKYVGLLNREKLGLNIVVYCNVRLKEQSKKVLETFEKNIMQHDEVQEIISLSGEYDYMLKIIAKDINSYNDFTVNVISNIPNIGQYHSSIVLHEVKKSTKFKIDLD; encoded by the coding sequence ATGGACTTAAAAGATAAAATGATTCTCAGCATTATTCAGGAAGACTCGACATATTCCGTTAAAGAAATTTCGGAAAAAATCGGTCTTACTTTTACGCCAACCTATGAACGCATCAAACAGCTGGAGAAAAACGGAATTATTGAGAAGTATGTAGGCCTTCTGAACCGTGAAAAACTCGGACTCAATATTGTTGTGTATTGCAACGTCCGTCTTAAGGAACAGTCTAAAAAAGTGCTTGAAACATTCGAAAAGAACATTATGCAGCATGATGAAGTGCAGGAAATCATCAGTCTTTCCGGTGAATATGATTACATGCTGAAAATTATTGCCAAAGACATCAATTCTTATAATGATTTTACGGTGAATGTGATTTCAAATATTCCGAATATCGGGCAATATCACAGTTCTATCGTGCTTCATGAGGTGAAGAAATCTACGAAGTTTAAGATTGATCTGGATTAA
- the argH gene encoding argininosuccinate lyase translates to MKKIWQKDDNATNILVNTFTVGKDLDFDERLAKYDVKGSMAHCKMLAEVGIISNEESQQMLFVLAKILENIEKGTFEIDKNTEDIHSQIESILIEKLGDTGKKIHTARSRNDQVLLDIKLYLLDEIREITALTDEFFQILIKLAEQHKNVLLPGYTHLQIAMPSSFGLWFGAYAEALLDDMEMLFSVKNIINKNPLGSAAGYGSSFQIDRESTTYNLGFQSMNYNSVYAQMTRGKSEKMLSMAMATLAGTLGKFSYDVCLYLSQNFDFISFPKEFTTGSSIMPHKKNPDIFELVRARCNRIQSLPNEFILLTNNLPSGYHRDMQLTKEILFPAIDSLKECLEILNYTVPNIQVKDGILEDEKYKYLFSVEKINEEVKNGSSFRDAYIKVGQEIENNSFDFEIGNLNHTHQGSIGNLCLDKIEYQFNKLKNKLLG, encoded by the coding sequence ATGAAAAAAATATGGCAGAAAGACGATAACGCCACCAATATATTAGTCAATACATTTACAGTCGGGAAAGATCTTGATTTTGATGAACGTCTGGCAAAATATGATGTCAAAGGTTCAATGGCACACTGCAAAATGTTGGCAGAAGTCGGAATTATATCCAACGAAGAATCACAGCAAATGTTATTTGTTTTAGCCAAAATTTTAGAAAATATTGAAAAAGGTACTTTTGAAATTGATAAAAATACCGAGGATATTCATTCTCAGATTGAATCAATTTTAATTGAAAAATTGGGCGATACCGGAAAGAAAATTCACACGGCGCGTTCCAGAAACGATCAGGTTTTGTTGGATATCAAATTATATTTATTAGACGAAATCCGGGAAATTACTGCGTTAACAGACGAATTTTTTCAGATATTAATCAAATTGGCAGAACAGCATAAAAACGTTTTGCTTCCGGGATATACGCATTTGCAGATTGCGATGCCTTCGTCGTTTGGATTGTGGTTTGGAGCTTATGCAGAAGCATTGTTAGATGATATGGAAATGCTGTTTTCAGTTAAAAATATCATCAATAAAAATCCATTGGGTTCGGCGGCGGGTTATGGTTCGTCTTTCCAGATTGACCGTGAAAGCACCACTTATAATTTAGGCTTTCAGTCGATGAATTACAATTCGGTATACGCTCAGATGACACGTGGAAAGTCTGAGAAAATGCTGTCGATGGCGATGGCGACTTTAGCCGGAACACTAGGGAAATTCTCTTACGATGTTTGTCTGTATTTAAGTCAGAACTTTGATTTCATAAGCTTTCCAAAAGAGTTTACAACGGGAAGCAGCATCATGCCTCACAAAAAAAATCCTGATATTTTTGAGTTGGTTCGTGCGCGTTGCAACAGAATACAATCTTTGCCAAATGAGTTTATTTTGTTGACGAATAACCTTCCTTCAGGCTATCATAGAGATATGCAGCTGACAAAAGAAATCCTATTTCCTGCGATTGATTCCTTAAAAGAATGTTTGGAAATTCTCAATTATACCGTACCAAATATTCAGGTCAAAGACGGAATTCTGGAAGACGAAAAGTATAAGTATCTCTTCAGTGTAGAAAAAATTAATGAAGAAGTCAAAAACGGAAGTTCATTTCGGGATGCTTATATAAAAGTAGGGCAGGAGATTGAAAATAATTCGTTCGATTTTGAAATTGGAAATTTAAACCATACGCATCAGGGAAGTATCGGAAATTTGTGTCTGGATAAAATAGAATATCAGTTTAATAAACTGAAGAATAAGTTGTTGGGTTGA
- a CDS encoding M20 family metallo-hydrolase, translating to MQELKSVYSKEELRDNAVELLKKLIEIPSFSKDEYNTSVEIENFFKKHQIPTKRFKNNIWAVNKNFDVFKPSILLNTHHDTVKPNKAYTLDPFVPIEKDEKLFGLGSNDAGASLVSMAQVFLHFYEKENLQYNLIIALTAEEEISGFDGIEALFPQLPNIELAIVGEPTQMNLAIAEKGLLVIDGEMKGTPSHAAHPNDDNSIVKCMEDLQNILNFRFPKVSEYLGEVKITLSRIHAGVQHNVVPESCTFTLDVRVTDEYSNKEAFEIIQSQMKSTLTARSFRLNSSKIEIDHPFVQAGLAIGRTTYGSPTSSDQAIIPCTSVKLGPGDSRRSHTADEFIFIEEIAEGIEIYIKILEKVL from the coding sequence ATGCAGGAACTGAAATCTGTTTATAGTAAAGAAGAATTACGGGATAACGCTGTTGAATTATTAAAAAAACTAATTGAAATTCCGTCATTCAGCAAAGATGAATACAATACGTCGGTGGAAATTGAAAATTTCTTCAAAAAACATCAGATTCCGACAAAACGTTTTAAAAATAATATTTGGGCGGTAAACAAAAATTTTGATGTTTTCAAGCCATCTATTTTGCTGAATACCCATCACGATACCGTAAAACCCAACAAAGCATATACTTTGGATCCGTTTGTTCCGATTGAAAAAGACGAAAAATTATTCGGATTGGGAAGCAATGATGCGGGAGCCTCATTGGTTTCGATGGCGCAGGTTTTTCTACATTTTTATGAAAAAGAAAATTTACAATATAATTTAATTATAGCTTTGACGGCAGAGGAGGAGATTTCAGGTTTTGACGGTATTGAAGCGCTTTTCCCCCAATTACCGAATATTGAACTCGCCATTGTAGGAGAACCCACGCAGATGAATCTGGCGATTGCTGAAAAAGGACTTTTGGTAATTGATGGTGAAATGAAAGGCACTCCTTCTCACGCCGCTCATCCGAACGATGATAATTCTATTGTGAAATGTATGGAAGATTTGCAGAATATTCTGAATTTCAGATTTCCGAAGGTTTCAGAGTATTTGGGTGAGGTTAAAATTACCTTGTCAAGAATTCATGCGGGAGTTCAGCATAATGTCGTTCCGGAGTCCTGTACTTTCACTTTGGATGTAAGAGTTACGGATGAATATTCCAATAAAGAAGCATTTGAAATCATACAATCTCAGATGAAATCTACATTAACGGCAAGATCTTTCAGGTTAAATTCTTCAAAAATCGAAATAGATCATCCTTTTGTACAGGCGGGATTAGCGATTGGAAGGACAACGTACGGTTCGCCAACATCATCGGATCAGGCGATCATTCCGTGCACTTCCGTAAAGTTGGGACCCGGAGACAGCAGGCGCTCTCACACCGCAGATGAATTTATTTTCATTGAAGAAATCGCAGAAGGAATTGAGATTTACATCAAGATTTTGGAGAAAGTTTTATAG
- the argB gene encoding acetylglutamate kinase, protein MKEKLYIIKIGGALIDDEELLEQFLKQFSEIQEKKILVHGGGKLATTLADKLGIEQKLVNGRRITDKDTLDIVAMVYAGGINKNIVAKLQQKKCKAIGFSGADANLIKAKKREHAEIDFGFVGDISEKSVNRKLISKLLKLKLVPVFSAITHDKKGHLFNTNADTIASVIAQALSIKYDVELLYCFDKEGVLEDVNNPESIIKNISEEEFSTLKEDGKLHKGILPKLENALGAVKNNVNKVFLIKETELKNHIENHHAGTEICL, encoded by the coding sequence ATGAAAGAAAAATTATACATCATAAAAATTGGCGGCGCATTGATTGATGATGAGGAATTATTAGAACAATTTTTAAAGCAGTTTTCCGAAATTCAGGAAAAGAAAATTCTGGTACATGGCGGTGGAAAACTGGCAACAACTTTAGCAGATAAGCTCGGAATTGAACAGAAGCTTGTAAACGGAAGAAGAATAACTGATAAAGATACATTGGATATTGTCGCAATGGTTTATGCGGGTGGAATCAATAAAAACATTGTTGCAAAACTTCAGCAGAAGAAATGTAAAGCCATTGGTTTTTCGGGAGCGGATGCGAATCTCATTAAAGCTAAAAAACGGGAACATGCCGAAATAGATTTTGGATTCGTGGGAGATATCAGCGAAAAAAGTGTAAACAGAAAATTAATTTCAAAATTGCTAAAGCTGAAACTGGTTCCGGTATTTTCGGCTATTACCCACGATAAAAAGGGGCATCTTTTCAATACCAATGCAGATACAATCGCGTCGGTAATTGCACAGGCGTTATCCATAAAATATGATGTTGAATTGCTGTACTGCTTTGATAAAGAAGGCGTTTTGGAAGATGTGAACAATCCTGAATCTATTATTAAAAATATCTCCGAAGAAGAATTTTCAACCTTAAAAGAGGACGGAAAACTTCACAAAGGAATTCTTCCCAAACTGGAAAATGCTTTAGGAGCAGTGAAAAATAATGTCAATAAAGTATTTCTCATCAAAGAAACCGAACTGAAAAACCATATAGAAAACCATCATGCAGGAACTGAAATCTGTTTATAG
- a CDS encoding N-acetylornithine carbamoyltransferase produces MKKFTSVSDVENLQHIIKKALQIKENPLSEPEKGKGKTIGLVFLNSSLRTRLSSQIAAQNLGLNILTLNAAQEAWNLEFADGAVMNGDTVEHIKDAIEVLNQYCDIIAVRCFAGMKNKEDDVNESILSQFEQHAKVPVISLESATRHPLQSLADCITITENWHFDKLSINRKPKVVLTWAPHIKPIAHAVGNSFAEWMQEMDVDLVITNPEGYDLDKNFTKDIKVIHNQDEALQDADFIYVKNWSSFDDYAAMPEVKENWMLTNEKLAVTNNAKVMHCLPVRRNVELSDEVMDGENSIIYQQAKNRIFSAQAVFSEILDELNS; encoded by the coding sequence ATGAAAAAATTCACCTCTGTAAGCGATGTTGAAAACTTACAGCACATTATAAAAAAAGCATTACAAATTAAAGAAAATCCTCTTTCGGAACCCGAAAAAGGAAAAGGAAAAACAATAGGACTTGTCTTTTTAAATTCAAGTTTGAGAACCCGTTTAAGCAGTCAGATTGCGGCTCAGAATTTAGGTTTAAATATTTTAACCTTAAATGCTGCCCAGGAAGCCTGGAACTTGGAATTTGCAGACGGAGCAGTAATGAATGGCGATACAGTAGAACATATTAAAGATGCGATTGAAGTATTGAATCAATATTGTGATATTATTGCAGTTCGTTGTTTTGCCGGAATGAAAAACAAGGAAGATGATGTGAATGAAAGCATTTTAAGCCAGTTCGAGCAGCACGCAAAAGTTCCGGTTATTTCTCTGGAATCTGCGACACGTCATCCCTTACAAAGTCTGGCAGATTGCATCACGATTACAGAAAACTGGCACTTCGACAAGCTCAGTATAAACCGTAAACCGAAAGTTGTTTTAACCTGGGCTCCTCACATCAAACCGATTGCTCATGCGGTGGGAAATTCTTTTGCAGAATGGATGCAGGAAATGGATGTGGATTTGGTGATTACAAATCCTGAAGGGTACGATTTAGATAAAAACTTCACAAAAGATATAAAAGTAATTCATAATCAGGATGAAGCGTTGCAAGATGCAGATTTTATCTATGTGAAAAACTGGTCGTCTTTTGATGATTACGCCGCAATGCCGGAAGTAAAAGAAAACTGGATGCTAACTAATGAAAAGCTTGCGGTCACCAATAATGCAAAAGTGATGCACTGTCTTCCTGTTCGCCGAAATGTAGAATTGAGTGATGAGGTGATGGATGGTGAGAACTCGATCATTTATCAGCAGGCAAAAAACCGGATTTTCTCTGCGCAGGCAGTGTTTTCGGAAATTTTAGATGAGTTGAATTCTTAA
- a CDS encoding aspartate aminotransferase family protein: MNLFNVYPLFNINPVKAQGSFLWDDKGEKFLDFYGGHAVISIGHNHPHYQNKLKEQLDRISFYSNSVQNKLQTELAEKLGKLSGLEEYNLFLCNSGAEANENALKLASFHNGKTKVLYFSGSFHGRTSAAVSVTDNPKIVAPVNFDERFIKSEWNNIQELEEIFEKNGSEISSVIIEGIQGVGGIMIPTVEFLTKIKELCEKHDAVLILDEVQSGYGRSGYFFAHQEFGIETDIITTAKGMGNGFPIGGVLIHPKFKASSGLLGTTFGGNHLACVAAIAVLDVMKDENLIENVQKMGEYIENEIKDFPHIKNIRRKGLMIGIELDRDCSEVRNSLLYKHHIFTGNSNDKAVLRILPALNIKKEETDIFISALKEVLENI; encoded by the coding sequence ATGAATTTATTCAACGTATATCCATTATTCAACATCAATCCGGTAAAAGCCCAAGGCTCATTCCTTTGGGACGATAAAGGAGAAAAATTTCTTGATTTTTACGGAGGTCATGCGGTGATTTCTATCGGTCACAACCATCCGCATTATCAAAACAAATTAAAAGAACAATTAGACAGAATATCGTTCTATTCAAACTCGGTTCAGAATAAATTGCAGACTGAACTGGCTGAAAAATTAGGGAAGCTTTCGGGTCTGGAAGAGTATAACCTTTTTTTGTGTAACTCAGGAGCTGAAGCCAATGAAAATGCCTTAAAACTTGCTTCTTTTCATAACGGAAAAACCAAAGTGCTGTATTTTTCGGGTTCATTTCATGGAAGAACTTCAGCAGCGGTATCGGTCACAGACAATCCCAAAATTGTAGCACCGGTAAATTTTGATGAAAGATTTATTAAGTCTGAATGGAATAATATTCAAGAACTTGAAGAAATTTTTGAAAAGAACGGAAGCGAAATTTCATCCGTCATCATTGAAGGAATTCAGGGAGTGGGCGGAATTATGATCCCAACAGTTGAATTTTTGACTAAAATTAAAGAATTGTGCGAAAAACATGATGCTGTTTTGATTTTGGATGAAGTTCAGTCCGGATACGGAAGAAGCGGCTATTTCTTTGCGCATCAGGAATTCGGAATAGAGACAGATATTATCACCACAGCAAAAGGAATGGGAAATGGTTTCCCAATTGGCGGAGTTTTAATTCATCCAAAATTCAAGGCAAGCAGCGGTTTACTGGGAACAACTTTCGGAGGAAATCATTTGGCTTGTGTGGCAGCGATTGCTGTACTGGATGTCATGAAAGATGAAAATCTTATTGAAAATGTTCAGAAAATGGGCGAATATATTGAAAATGAAATTAAAGATTTTCCACATATTAAAAACATTCGAAGAAAAGGTTTGATGATCGGAATTGAACTCGACAGGGATTGCTCCGAAGTGAGGAACAGCCTGTTGTACAAACATCATATTTTCACAGGAAATTCTAATGATAAAGCAGTCTTGAGGATTCTTCCGGCACTTAACATTAAAAAAGAAGAAACGGATATTTTTATCAGTGCTTTGAAAGAAGTATTGGAGAATATTTAA
- the argC gene encoding N-acetyl-gamma-glutamyl-phosphate reductase yields the protein MIEINQKEIKTAGIIGANGYTGSELVRLLVFHPHVSLSFLYSRSNPGTKISDLYPDLAAVCEMVLTNQPEEVDILFLCLPHKESQNWLAQNPVKDETVVIDLGNDFRREGNFGNRNFIYGLPEINKKKLLGARSIANPGCFATAIQLALLPLAQKGLLNEVFTTGITGSTGAGQSLQATTHFTWRNDNVSAYKTLTHQHVDEILQQLVSFNTNDVSLNFVPWRGDFARGIFTSSTLKIDLELSKIFQLFEDFYADEPFVKVSEKAIDLKQVVNTNRCVIHIEKSGNVAVIHSAIDNLLKGASGQAVQNMNIAMNWEENLALNLKPVAF from the coding sequence ATGATTGAGATTAATCAAAAAGAAATAAAAACAGCAGGAATCATCGGTGCCAATGGTTATACAGGAAGCGAACTGGTTCGTCTGCTGGTTTTTCATCCTCATGTGTCTTTGAGTTTTTTATATAGTCGTTCAAATCCGGGAACAAAAATTTCAGATTTGTACCCGGATTTAGCGGCAGTTTGTGAAATGGTCTTGACGAATCAACCTGAAGAGGTAGATATTTTGTTTTTGTGTCTTCCTCACAAAGAAAGCCAGAATTGGCTGGCCCAAAATCCTGTAAAAGATGAAACAGTAGTAATCGATTTAGGAAACGATTTTCGTCGGGAAGGAAATTTCGGAAACAGAAATTTTATCTACGGATTACCTGAAATCAACAAAAAAAAACTTTTGGGAGCCAGAAGCATTGCCAATCCGGGATGTTTTGCAACAGCCATTCAACTCGCTCTGCTTCCTTTAGCTCAAAAAGGATTGTTGAATGAGGTTTTTACAACAGGAATTACAGGTTCTACAGGTGCAGGTCAGTCTTTGCAGGCGACAACACATTTTACCTGGAGAAATGATAATGTTTCAGCGTATAAAACTTTGACACACCAACATGTAGATGAGATTTTACAGCAATTAGTTTCTTTTAATACGAATGATGTCAGTCTGAATTTTGTTCCATGGAGAGGAGATTTTGCAAGAGGAATTTTTACAAGTTCCACATTGAAAATAGATTTAGAACTTTCAAAAATATTTCAATTGTTTGAAGACTTCTATGCAGATGAACCTTTTGTAAAGGTAAGTGAAAAAGCGATTGATTTAAAACAGGTTGTCAACACCAATCGCTGTGTGATTCATATAGAAAAGAGTGGAAATGTTGCAGTTATTCACTCAGCGATTGACAATTTGTTAAAAGGAGCTTCCGGACAGGCTGTTCAAAATATGAATATTGCTATGAACTGGGAAGAAAATTTAGCATTAAACCTGAAGCCTGTTGCATTTTAG
- the argG gene encoding argininosuccinate synthase has protein sequence MSKKVVLAFSGGLDTSYCAKYLSETLGYDVYAVTVNTGGFSKEEEKELEKKALNLGVKKYRCINAQEDYYNSCVKYLIFGNVLKNNTYPLSVSAERTIQAQEIAKYAIEIDADAIAHGSTGAGNDQVRFDLIFQVMCPNVEIITPIRDKALSREEEIEFLKSHGYEMEFQKAQYSVNKGLWGTSVGGKETLTSRNYLPEEAFPSQIKENQPSDLEIEFKNGEVVSVNGENFEHPVYAIQKIEELASVYGIGRDIHVGDTIVGIKGRVGFEAAAASVIIKAHHLLEKHTLSKYQQMMKSQLSDWYGNWLHEALFLDPVMRNIESFLADSQKTVSGKVFVTLHPHRFILNGIESEHDLMSDKFGSYGEANRAWTGEDVKGYTKIISNSLNIYRQING, from the coding sequence ATGAGCAAGAAAGTAGTATTAGCGTTTAGCGGGGGTCTCGATACCTCTTACTGTGCCAAATATCTTAGTGAAACACTAGGATATGATGTGTACGCAGTTACTGTAAACACCGGTGGTTTTTCCAAAGAAGAGGAAAAGGAACTGGAGAAAAAAGCCCTGAATCTTGGGGTGAAAAAATACAGGTGCATAAATGCTCAGGAAGATTATTACAATTCTTGCGTAAAATACCTGATTTTTGGTAATGTGCTGAAAAATAATACGTATCCTCTGTCTGTAAGTGCAGAACGTACTATCCAGGCGCAGGAAATTGCAAAATATGCGATAGAAATTGATGCAGATGCAATCGCTCACGGAAGCACGGGAGCAGGAAACGATCAGGTTCGTTTTGATCTCATTTTTCAGGTGATGTGTCCCAATGTAGAGATCATTACGCCAATTCGTGATAAGGCTCTCTCTCGTGAAGAGGAAATTGAATTTTTGAAAAGTCACGGCTACGAAATGGAATTTCAGAAAGCACAATATTCTGTTAATAAAGGACTTTGGGGAACCTCAGTTGGCGGAAAAGAGACTTTAACTTCAAGAAATTACCTTCCTGAAGAAGCTTTTCCCTCTCAAATTAAAGAAAATCAGCCTTCAGATTTAGAAATTGAGTTTAAAAATGGCGAAGTTGTTTCTGTAAACGGAGAAAATTTCGAACATCCGGTTTACGCGATTCAGAAAATTGAGGAATTGGCTTCTGTTTATGGAATCGGTCGCGATATTCACGTGGGGGATACCATTGTCGGGATCAAAGGAAGAGTAGGTTTCGAAGCAGCGGCAGCTTCTGTTATTATAAAAGCGCATCATTTATTAGAAAAACACACGCTTTCAAAATATCAGCAGATGATGAAGTCTCAGTTGTCTGATTGGTACGGAAACTGGCTTCACGAAGCGCTCTTTTTAGATCCTGTTATGAGAAATATTGAGTCTTTCTTGGCTGATTCTCAAAAAACAGTCAGCGGAAAAGTATTTGTAACCCTTCATCCTCATAGATTTATCTTAAACGGAATCGAATCGGAACATGATCTGATGTCCGATAAGTTTGGAAGCTATGGCGAAGCAAACAGAGCTTGGACCGGCGAAGATGTGAAAGGCTACACAAAGATTATAAGCAATTCTTTAAATATATACCGTCAGATTAATGGATAA
- a CDS encoding GNAT family N-acetyltransferase: MEIEISSSIHLMYVSEIQQEMYDSAQRRGTGIAKRSIKYLSEKITEGNAVVATDKGKWVGFCYIETWSHGQFVANSGLIVSPDFRHLGVATLIKDKVFALSRNKYPNAKIFGLTTGLAVMKINSDLGYKPVIYSELTQDEEFWNGCKSCVNYDILMKKERKNCLCTAMLFVPENIKNSAENIQPENRYNNEQESSISV; encoded by the coding sequence ATGGAAATAGAAATTTCCTCGTCCATACATTTGATGTATGTGAGTGAAATACAACAGGAAATGTACGATTCTGCACAGCGCAGAGGGACAGGTATTGCAAAACGATCCATAAAATATCTCAGTGAAAAAATTACTGAAGGTAATGCTGTAGTAGCCACTGATAAAGGGAAATGGGTGGGGTTTTGTTATATTGAAACCTGGTCTCACGGACAGTTTGTTGCCAATTCCGGACTGATCGTTTCGCCCGATTTCAGACATTTGGGTGTGGCAACATTGATTAAGGATAAAGTGTTCGCACTCTCCAGAAATAAGTATCCGAATGCTAAAATTTTCGGATTAACTACCGGTTTGGCGGTGATGAAGATCAACAGTGATTTAGGATATAAACCCGTTATTTATTCCGAACTCACTCAGGATGAAGAATTCTGGAATGGCTGTAAAAGCTGCGTCAATTATGATATTTTAATGAAGAAAGAACGGAAAAACTGTCTCTGTACAGCCATGCTTTTCGTTCCCGAAAATATAAAGAACAGTGCTGAAAATATTCAGCCTGAAAACCGATACAATAATGAGCAAGAAAGTAGTATTAGCGTTTAG
- a CDS encoding IS1/IS1595 family N-terminal zinc-binding domain-containing protein, which yields MENNCPKCSGSNVVKSGIINNKQRFLCKDCNYYFTVKKLGKQKDDYYVTKALQLYLEGLSFREIERIIGVSHVTISSWIKKYNIIRPPHSEFHPVYKILKQNELIEYMSREENIKNSGLIITQFADKYMLIKWERFKK from the coding sequence ATGGAAAATAACTGTCCAAAATGTAGCGGTAGCAATGTAGTTAAAAGCGGGATAATCAACAATAAACAACGCTTTTTATGCAAAGATTGCAACTATTATTTTACGGTAAAAAAACTGGGAAAACAAAAAGACGATTACTATGTAACCAAAGCTTTACAATTATACCTTGAAGGATTAAGCTTCAGAGAAATTGAAAGAATTATCGGGGTTTCTCACGTGACCATTAGTTCGTGGATTAAAAAATATAATATAATAAGACCTCCCCATTCAGAATTTCATCCTGTCTATAAAATTCTAAAACAAAATGAATTAATTGAATATATGAGCAGGGAAGAAAATATTAAAAATTCCGGATTGATCATTACTCAGTTTGCTGATAAATATATGCTTATTAAATGGGAACGATTTAAGAAATAA